The Terriglobales bacterium genome includes a region encoding these proteins:
- a CDS encoding 4Fe-4S dicluster domain-containing protein: MITRRRLLVLLPAAALAWEHVLAGTPEKSPNYDHSKHWWGMLLDITKCIGCGNCVRACAIENNVPDGYFRTWVERYHVTDWHIESPKVDSPNGGKDGFPPSETVGGKNFFVPKLCNHCADSPCTQVCPVGATFDSPEGVVLVDEKYCLGCRYCIQACPYGCRFLHPETKTAQKCTLCYHRITKGLTTACCENCPTGARQLVDLKDPADPVHEFLRTHSVQVLKPYLATGAKVFYNGLDGSVR, translated from the coding sequence ATGATCACGCGCCGCAGATTGCTCGTACTGCTTCCGGCCGCGGCCCTGGCGTGGGAACACGTGCTCGCCGGCACACCGGAAAAATCACCCAACTACGACCACTCGAAGCACTGGTGGGGCATGCTGCTGGATATCACCAAGTGCATCGGATGTGGCAACTGCGTAAGGGCTTGCGCCATAGAGAACAACGTTCCAGATGGGTATTTCCGGACGTGGGTGGAGCGATATCACGTAACCGACTGGCACATTGAGAGTCCGAAGGTTGATTCGCCGAACGGCGGCAAGGATGGATTCCCGCCGTCAGAAACGGTCGGTGGAAAGAACTTCTTTGTTCCGAAGCTGTGCAATCACTGTGCGGATTCACCATGCACACAGGTTTGTCCGGTGGGAGCGACGTTCGATTCGCCCGAGGGCGTGGTGCTCGTCGACGAGAAGTATTGCCTGGGTTGCCGGTACTGTATCCAGGCCTGTCCGTATGGTTGCCGGTTCCTTCATCCGGAAACTAAAACTGCGCAGAAATGTACGCTCTGCTATCACCGGATCACCAAGGGTTTGACCACAGCATGTTGCGAGAATTGCCCGACCGGTGCCAGGCAACTGGTTGATCTGAAAGACCCGGCGGATCCGGTACACGAATTCCTGCGGACGCACAGCGTACAGGTGCTGAAGCCGTACCTCGCAACAGGCGCAAAGGTCTTCTACAACGGGTTGGACGGTTCGGTGAGGTAA